A region from the Algoriphagus machipongonensis genome encodes:
- a CDS encoding molybdopterin-dependent oxidoreductase: protein MKKKQIITRRAAITTGVAALGALLIPGCNQPMPPNYGNILRMGDNFTYAAHRALFSSQSLAKEYSFSDISSMPATGTINPADTSKEYFSETYDKHLRSGFENWQLPVEGLVARPGNYSLDQLKKFNARTQITRHTCEEGWTAIAEWSGVPLKALLEHAGMMPKARWVNFYSYDGWLDCIDLIDAFHPQTILAYGMNGKNLSIPHGAPIRLRLERQIGFKSMKYLEKIVVTENYVDPGDIGWAWYNGF from the coding sequence ATGAAGAAAAAGCAGATTATAACTAGACGTGCAGCGATTACCACGGGAGTAGCAGCGTTGGGAGCATTGCTGATACCTGGATGTAATCAGCCAATGCCACCTAACTATGGGAATATCCTTCGAATGGGTGATAATTTCACATACGCTGCACATCGAGCTTTATTTTCCAGTCAATCACTGGCCAAAGAATATAGCTTCAGCGATATTTCATCCATGCCGGCCACAGGCACCATCAATCCAGCTGATACTTCCAAGGAATATTTTAGTGAGACATATGATAAGCACTTGCGGTCAGGGTTTGAAAATTGGCAATTGCCTGTAGAAGGACTAGTGGCTAGACCGGGAAACTATTCATTGGATCAACTCAAGAAATTTAATGCTCGTACCCAAATCACAAGACATACCTGTGAAGAAGGATGGACTGCTATCGCTGAATGGTCCGGGGTTCCATTGAAAGCACTTTTGGAGCACGCCGGAATGATGCCTAAAGCACGATGGGTGAATTTTTATTCCTATGATGGTTGGTTGGATTGCATTGATTTAATAGATGCTTTTCATCCCCAAACTATATTAGCCTATGGCATGAATGGGAAAAACTTATCCATTCCACATGGAGCACCAATTCGATTGAGGTTAGAGAGACAAATAGGATTTAAAAGCATGAAATATCTTGAGAAAATCGTGGTTACAGAAAATTATGTCGATCCAGGAGATATCGGATGGGCATGGTATAATGGCTTTTAA